The Chlorocebus sabaeus isolate Y175 chromosome 6, mChlSab1.0.hap1, whole genome shotgun sequence genome has a segment encoding these proteins:
- the SYT3 gene encoding synaptotagmin-3 — protein MSGDYEDDLCRRALILVSELCARIRDADTSNRCQEFNDRIRGYPRGPDADISVSLLSVIVTFCGIVLLGVSLFVSWKLCWVPWRDKGGSAVGGGPLRKDLGPGVGLAGLVGGGGHHLGAGLGGHPLLGGPHHHAHTAHHPPFAELLEPGSLGGSDTPEPSYLDMDSYPEAAAAAVAAGVKPSQTSPELPSEGGAGSGLLLLPPSGGGLPSAQSHQQVTSLAPTTRYPALPRPLTQQTLTSQPDPNSEERPPALPLPLPGGEEKAKLIGQIKPELYQGTGPGGRRGGGAPGSGEAGTGAPCGRISFALRYLYGSDQLVVRILQALDLPAKDSNGFSDPYVKIYLLPDRKKKFQTKVHRKTLNPVFNETFQFSVPLAELAQRKLHFSVYDFDRFSRHDLIGQVVLDNLLELAEQPPDRPLWRDIVEGGSEKADLGELNFSLCYLPTAGRLTVTIIKASNLKAMDLTGFSDPYVKASLISEGRRLKKRKTSIKKNTLNPTYNEALVFDVAPESVENVGLSIAVVDYDCIGHNEVIGVCRVGPDAADPHGREHWAEMLANPRKPVEHWHQLVEEKTLTSFTKGSKGLSEKENSE, from the exons ATGTCAGGAGACTACGAGGATGACCTCTGCCGGCGGGCACTCATCCTGGTCTCAGAGCTCTGTGCACGGATCCGAGATGCTGACACCAGCAACAGGTGCCAGGAGTTCAATGACCGAATCCGAGGCTATCCCCGGGGTCCAGATGCAG ACATCTCCGTGAGCCTGCTGTCGGTCATCGTGACATTCTGTGGCATTGTCCTTCTGGGTGTCTCTCTCTTCGTGTCCTGGAAGTTGTGCTGGGTGCCCTGGCGGGACAAGGGAGGCTCGGCAGTAGGTGGTGGCCCCCTGCGCAAAGACCTAGGCCCTGGTGTTGGGCTGGCAGGCCTGGTAGGCGGCGGCGGGCACCACCTTGGTGCTGGCCTAGGTGGCCATCCTCTGCTGGgtggcccacaccaccatgcccacaccGCCCACCATCCACCCTTTGCTGAGCTGCTGGAGCCAGGCAGCCTGGGGGGTTCTGACACCCCTGAGCCCTCCTACTTGGACATGGACTCGTATCCAGAGGCTGCAGCAGCTGCAGTGGCCGCTGGGGTGAAACCGAGCCAGACATCCCCTGAGCTGCCCTCCGAGGGGGGAGCAGGCTCTGGGTTGCTCCTGCTGCCCCCCAGTGGTGGGGGCTTGCCCAGTGCCCAGTCACATCAGCAGGTGACAAgcctggcacccaccaccag GTACCCAGCCCTGCCCCGACCCCTCACCCAGCAGACTCTGACCTCCCAGCCGGACCCCAACAGTGAGGAGCGGCCACCCGCCCTGCCCTTACCCCTGCCTGGCGGCGAGGAAAAAGCCAAACTCATTGGGCAGATTAAGCCCGAGCTGTACCAGGGGACTGGCCCTGGTGGCCGGCGGGGTGGGGGGGCCCCAGGCTCCGGAGAAGCAGGCACAGGGGCACCCTGTGGCCGCATCAGCTTCGCCCTGCGGTACCTCTATGGCTCAGATCAGCTGGTGGTGAGGATCCTGCAGGCCCTGGACCTCCCTGCCAAGGATTCCAACGGCTTCTCAGACCCCTACGTCAAGATCTACCTGCTGCCTGACCGCAAGAAAAAATTTCAGACCAAG GTGCACAGGAAGACCCTGAACCCGGTCTTCAATGAGACGTTTCAATTCTCGGTGCCCCTGGCCGAGCTGGCCCAACGCAAACTGCACTTCAGCGTCTATGACTTTGACCGCTTCTCGCGGCACGACCTCATCGGCCAGGTGGTGCTGGACAACCTCCTGGAGCTGGCCGAGCAGCCCCCTGACCGCCCGCTCTGGAGGGACATCGTGGAGGGCGGCTCG GAAAAGGCAGATCTTGGGGAGCTCAACTTCTCACTCTGCTACCTCCCCACGGCCGGGCGCCTCACCGTGACCATCATCAAAGCCTCTAACCTCAAAGCGATGGACCTCACTGGCTTCTCAG ACCCCTACGTGAAGGCCTCTCTGATCAGCGAGGGGCGGCGTCTGAAGAAGCGGAAAACCTCCATCAAGAAGAACACGCTGAACCCCACGTACAATGAGGCGCTGGTGTTCGACGTGGCCCCCGAGAGCGTGGAGAACGTGGGGCTCAGCATCGCCGTGGTGGACTACGACTG CATCGGGCACAACGAGGTGATCGGCGTGTGCCGCGTGGGCCCCGACGCTGCCGACCCGCACGGCCGCGAGCACTGGGCGGAGATGCTGGCCAACCCCCGCAAGCCCGTGGAGCACTGGCATCAGCTAGTGGAG GAAAAGACTTTGACCAGCTTCACAAAAGGCAGCAAAGGACTATCAGAGAAAGAGAACTCTGAGTGA